From the genome of Treponema denticola:
GTGTATCCGGTATTTTGAAAAAGATATGCGTGTTACTTCGGATTTTATTTCTGCAAGCACGGGTGTAAATGCCGTTATCATAAGAAAAATTTTGCTTCAGTTACAAAAAGCGGGACTTGTAGAAACTGCCGCAGGTATTGGCGGATCGCACTTGGCTCAAGCTGCAGATAAAATAACGCTTCTCGATGTTTACAATGCAATCAATGAAGGCGAGGAAGAAAGGGATATTTTTAATTTTCATCCTAAGCCGAATCCTAAATGTCCTGTGGGAAGTAAAATTCATCTTGTGCTTGATACTAAATTAGATGATGCCCAAAAAGCAATGAAGGATTCGCTTAGCAAAACAACTATTGCCGATTTAAGTAAAGATGTTTAACTTC
Proteins encoded in this window:
- a CDS encoding Rrf2 family transcriptional regulator gives rise to the protein MKISVRFTAAIHTLLCIRYFEKDMRVTSDFISASTGVNAVIIRKILLQLQKAGLVETAAGIGGSHLAQAADKITLLDVYNAINEGEEERDIFNFHPKPNPKCPVGSKIHLVLDTKLDDAQKAMKDSLSKTTIADLSKDV